Below is a genomic region from Biomphalaria glabrata chromosome 3, xgBioGlab47.1, whole genome shotgun sequence.
AGtagaatatcttcaaactcaatcCAATGAAATAAATGCTTCATGGAACAATAATCACATGAAATGGCAGTGGACTGGGTATGAATCCAGGACCATTGAGACCATCTGAaggacagtccagtgcgcataccactcgaccaggcagccattcaatCAATGGTATTTTTGGTCATCTATATAACTATCCGACAGAACAGAATATAAATGGGTCAGCTTAAAATTCAAGATGGCATCTTTGTCCTCATTCTcattacttttaaaacaaacaaaaaaaatattttatgcaaGAACAGCACTGTGCCTTCATTTCTATGGAACCAAGGTTTTAATCATACCTGGGTTTATAACTGGGGAAAATGGTATCCAATTATTGATGTCTGGCAACCTTTGTGCATGGATAAAGCATAAAAGGAACAGAGGTTATGATGTGGTggtgtttttttccctttttttgcaaagcttatatgaactcactctgtgtctgtctggtcaaaagtttgtacatgttatttcttccacacccaatctcggatcaagctgaaattttgcacaattatttcttttacctgataacacaagaatcaattttttaaaatgagccaattagttaattaactattgttaataaattattttgtttggtattgcaaagaaattgtaattgactgaagtggtggtataaactgaattagtcccctttataagtTGCTTCTGAGTCTCAGTgagcacaaacatgaaatagaaactatagataactatacaatcttccatgttcataagctctccactagcagaatGGTTACAGTGGTGTCTTGAAAAGCCATTGAAGGCTTGatccatgagttcaaattcaggtcattcTTTCccctatccttttttttttatttttataaatgcttttttattgttagtctagatctattacaaatttaattacatgactaatccaaactaattgatacgaGTACGCtcaatataatctttgttttgttttttttatgtttttcttgtttgacttGCAGTAATTTCCCTTTGATTTCAGGTATTAGCTAAAGCTTCCAAGGTTGTCCCTGTTATGCTGATGGGAAAAATTGTCTCTAAGAAAACTTACCAGTTCCATGAGTACCTCACGGCTGTGATGATTTCTGTTGGACTTTCCTTGTTTCTCCTGACCAGCGGGGATGTGACTAAGCATAAGGACACAGTGACCACAACCTCAGGCCTTATAATGTTGATAGGCTACATGCTATTTGACAGCTTTACCTCAAACTGGCAGGTGAGTAAGTTACATCTAGTTGGAGACTTTTACCTGTACACAATGACTGGGgcacaaggggggggggcacagtggctctgagtggttaagtgcttggtttccgaacctggggtcctgggtttgaatctcggtgaagactgggatttttaacttttgtattttcagGGCGCCCTTGAGaccacacaactctaatgggtacctgactctagttggggaaagtaaaggcagttggccgttgtgctggctagCTGAAACCCTGCTTTTTAACcgttggccagagaaacagatgaccttaacatcatctgccctatagattgcatggtctgaaaggggaactttacttactttacaaTTATGCAACATATATCTGGGTGCAGTGGGTGGGATGTATAGCATTAAGTGGTTATGTGAAGTGGACCTGTCTTTCTTCTTATATTATAAGATACAggctttacttcaaaaaagaacataattatgtcctatgcatGTCCCTagttcaatctagtcatgcatgttaatcaatgacttaaattctgccaagtagtTGGCTTTTCCAGGCTGACTCAggcattccatgctctaatagcactggggaagaaggagcatttgtacaaattagtcctagcatatggaacaaggaatgcaTATTGATACACTTATATGCAATGTCTCCTGACCAGAAGGATTAACATAATTTCTTCTTTGAACGGCTTTTGTACAGTGCATCTTTCATGATTAATAATTCTTGGTgcactctggtccaatctcttgtaCACGTAGGGGAGGGggtgtatctgggagaaggttttggGCTGCCTTTAGGCGTTCGGCTCAAGTCGGAATTTTAACTCTTAACTCCCTTGTTCGGTTGCACCAAACGGTTTTTGTCAGACACCCCCACAGTACCCAAATACTGTTAGTCAAGGATTATAAAATGGTGATGGTGATTTAATGCTTctaaaagtgtgtttttttttatatcctttAATTTAATTGTTATCTTTGAATTTGTTTTAGGGTGAACTATTCACTCACTATAAGATGTCCAGCATTCAGATGATGGCAGGGGTCAACATGTTCTCCTGTCTCCTGACCAGCGTGTCGCTCATCGAACAAGGGGGCTTCATCGATTCTGCAGCGTTCATGGTCAGACACCCAGAATTTGTTTGGGATGCTGTGATTCTGAGTATCTGCTCAGCCAGTGGCCAGCTGTTTATATTTTACACCATTTCACAGTACGGTGCCGTAGTATTTGTAATCATAATGACTGTTCGCCAGGGTTTTGCCATCATGTTGTCGTGTCTTATATACGGTCATCCTGTCACGTTTATAGGCATGCTGGGTATTATAATTCTATTTATTGCACTTTTCTTAAAGATCTATATCAGTCAACGGCAGAGGGCTATGAAGAAAGCATTAGCAGCCTCCAGCAATGCTGGAAGTCCGAAAGCATGACGCTGGCATTAAATGAGCTAAATTAGAATTTTAAGATATAGAGCTTTTAACATTTGTTCATACTTTATATCATATCTTATACATATTTGTATAAAGACATTCACTGAACTGTCAGTTGTATCTACAGGAAGATATAATGAATTATTTAGAAGGAAGAACTTGCATAGGCTAAGCCATGTGAAAATGGACTTTAGTTAATTTAAGTATTTTGCtagcattgcttttttttttacacaacacattTAGACTCAtctgtttttttaatgcaatgaagaatgttgttgtttttttttcgaactCCACTATTGATGTGGCTATTTCTGTAATGATTAAATTATTGTATGTATTTTCTAATCAATTTAGTTGCCCTAATCTGTATATTACTTGCCTACTTTTGTCAGCTTTGGTCCAATGGGAATTTGAATCCCAGAACCTTGGCAAGATCTCTCTATCACCTGGTAAACTTAATGGCGTTCTtttttacttatcttatatatatacagacgttacttcaaaaaagaacaaGGGAGGTTAGACTGTGCTGCTTTAGTTAATAGAAACTGAATTAAAGATGATAACACTGGGACTAAAGCATTTTGATGGTaacaaaaacagaaagaaaaaccattatagaaagaaatgtatcaaataaaaaataattactcaaagaacgaaaa
It encodes:
- the LOC106054228 gene encoding adenosine 3'-phospho 5'-phosphosulfate transporter 1-like, encoding MRLLTLVSIMFGLVLGQAGQEPEPAEWKDFWLFRLALNLLGYATIFVPGFLLIKHLKKIKYNEIAGPGCIQNFLVLCVFGKEQHVSLEEGGLKSSSASSKNDESFSKQAMRLMVCFAGLQISYLTWGVLQERIMTIKFGTEEDGEYFKDSQFLVFINRILAFIMALIVIMLQAQPPHTAPLYKYSFSSFSNIMSSWCQYEALKFVSFPTQVLAKASKVVPVMLMGKIVSKKTYQFHEYLTAVMISVGLSLFLLTSGDVTKHKDTVTTTSGLIMLIGYMLFDSFTSNWQGELFTHYKMSSIQMMAGVNMFSCLLTSVSLIEQGGFIDSAAFMVRHPEFVWDAVILSICSASGQLFIFYTISQYGAVVFVIIMTVRQGFAIMLSCLIYGHPVTFIGMLGIIILFIALFLKIYISQRQRAMKKALAASSNAGSPKA